From Rhodococcus sp. B7740:
GACGCCGCCGACGATCGGTAATGGTTTGACGGTGAGCATGGCCTCCCATACGTCGTTGGCGCGGCTGTCTGCGACCAGTTCGGTGAGGTTCCACAGCTCGCCGAGCGGAACACCGAGTTTCGCGATCAACTCCTGGTGCATCATTCCTCGGTCCTCGGGTGCCGAGTGCAGGAACGGGCTGTCCTCGACAACCGGCAATACTTCCACGGCGAACGTGTCGGTAGCGAACAACGCGATCTTGTTGTCCCACAACCACTCGAGCAACGCCGGGTGTTGCGCGAATCCGGTCGCGCGTCTTCCATCTCGGACGGAATTCTGCTCCTCACCGGTCGCATTGAGATACCAGCGTGCCCAGCCGGTATGGACGAGTATCAGATCTCCCGGTCGGACTTCGACCTGCTGTGCACGAACGGCATCGTCGAGCAGGTTCGCGTCCAGTGCGGGACCGTCGAGGTGGTCGAGAGGGGTGCCGTTCTCGATCATCATTCCTTCGATATCGAGGACCAGCCCGCGCCCG
This genomic window contains:
- a CDS encoding cyclase family protein, yielding MTDRHVAPGLHTGSPYADLVTRTDGVPTGSSWGLFDDPDRGTANFAGPRHIVEAARIVTRGECFSLDYAVGAFDPPMARSRSAPTHTIVSAHEQSRDDVLDHFFLQTSSHLDGLRHRRVSGHGFYDGVDDAAIVVGAPRLGVQAWADAPIVGRGLVLDIEGMMIENGTPLDHLDGPALDANLLDDAVRAQQVEVRPGDLILVHTGWARWYLNATGEEQNSVRDGRRATGFAQHPALLEWLWDNKIALFATDTFAVEVLPVVEDSPFLHSAPEDRGMMHQELIAKLGVPLGELWNLTELVADSRANDVWEAMLTVKPLPIVGGVGSPCNATALR